One genomic window of Leptotrichia sp. OH3620_COT-345 includes the following:
- a CDS encoding hemolysin: VTGNIKNLELVSVQNTSTTTGSSSGISVGVSSTGMPNSIGLSGSKTNGSRAFVDNQTTFIVGDGSNLT; encoded by the coding sequence GTAACAGGAAACATAAAAAACCTTGAGCTTGTATCAGTTCAGAACACAAGTACAACAACGGGAAGCAGTAGCGGAATAAGTGTAGGAGTAAGTTCAACGGGAATGCCAAATTCCATAGGATTAAGCGGAAGTAAGACAAATGGAAGCAGAGCCTTTGTAGATAATCAGACAACATTTATAGTGGGAGACGGAAGTAATCTTACAAT